The Faecalibacterium sp. I3-3-33 DNA window CCGTAAAAAGTTCTGGCAGGCGGTGGGACTGTGCGCCCTGACGGCGGCAGTATTCTTTCTGCCCTTCTATCTCCTTGACGGCGGCTTTTTCCACTATGCAGGCGATTTCAACAGCCAGCAGATCAGCTTTTACCGGTATATGAATGGCTTCGTCAAGGGCGCAGGCTACCCGGACAGCGCCTTTGACGGTGCGCCGCACAATACCTTTTCGTGGGCGACCGACCTTGGCAGCGGGGTGATGAACGCCTACTCCTTTTACCTGTACGGCTCGCCGTTTTTCTGGCTGTCGGTGCTGCTGCCGCAAAGCTGGCTGCCCTATATGATGGTGCCGCTGCTGGTGTTCAAGTTCGGCGTGGCGGGCGGCGGCGCGTACCTGTACCTGCGCCGCTACGTTAAAAACGCGAACTACGCGGTGCTGGGTGCCTGCCTGTACGCGCTTTCCGGCTTTGCAGTGTACAACGTGTTCTTCAACCACTTTGTGGATGTGGTAGCGCTGTTCCCCTACCTGCTCTGGGCGCTGGACGAAGCCATTTATGAAAACCGTCACGGCCTGTTCGCCTTCTGGGTGGCGGTGAACCTGCTGAACAACTATTTCTTCTTTGTGGGACAGGTAATTTTCCTGTGTATCTACTTTGTGTGCAAGCTGACCGCCAAGGACTTCCGGCTGACCGGGCGCAAGTTCGGGCATCTGTTGTGGGAGAGCGTGCTGGGCGTTGCCATGGGCTGTCTGCTGCTGTTCCCGGCGGTGCTCAGTCTGCTGCAGAACCCGCGCACCATCGACCTTTCCTCCGGCTGGGGCTTTCTGACCTATGCCAAGGTGCAGCAGTATCTGGCCATCCTGCTCAGCTGGATCCTGCCGCCGGACTCCCCTTACCTCACCTCGGTCTGGTCGGAGGGCGTCATCAAGTGGACGAGCATGACGGCCTATCTGCCGCTGTGCAGTCTGGCCGGTGCCATGGCCTACTGGCGCAGCCGCAAAGCCGACAGCAAAAAGCGCATCGTAGCGGTATGCGCTGTGTGCGCACTGGTGCCGGTGCTGAACAGCGCCTTCTACGCCCTGAATTCCAGCTACTACGCACGCTGGTACTATATGCCCACCCTCATCCTTGCCGCCATGACCGTGAATGCGCTGGAGGACCCGGACATTGATCTGGACGCGCCTGCCCGGGGCATCAGCTGGATCATGCTGGCTACGCTGGTCTTTGCCGTTGTGCCCGTGCGGGACGACACCACTGAGACATGGTCCTTCGGCGTGCTGAAGAACCCGGGACAGTTCTTTACCGTGCTGGGCTTTGGCCTGCTGGGGCTTATGCTGTACCGCTACCTCTGCGGCGTATGGCGGCAGGACAGCCGCTTTGCCCAGCGCATGACGGCGGCGGTGCTGGTATTTGCCTGCGCGTTCACCATGGTGCACATCGGCATTGGCAAGTTTGGCCAGTGGCACACCGACAGCGACCTTGTGGAGCAGGACACTAACGCCCTGCTGCTGAAAAACGCCCTGCCGGAGGGTGACTACCGCATCGACACCTACAAGATCCACGACAACATCGGGATGTGGCTGGATAAAAGCTGCCTGCAATATTTCGGCAGCACAGCGGCTCCCAGCATCCTCAGCTTCTACCCGGGGCTGGGGGTCAAGCGGGACGTGCGCAGCGAGCCGGAGATCACAAACTACGCGTTGCGTGGTCTGTTGAGCGTGGAGTACCTCATCACCACCCCGGAAAAGCGCGAAAGCTTTGAGGACGAGGCGGACGAGGGTTGGACCTATCTTGCTGATGTGGACGGCTACGCGCTGTACCACAACGACAACTATGTGCCCATGGGCTTTACCTACGACTACTATGTGACCGAGGCCACCTACGAGGCTTCGATCAAGACCCTGCGCTCCAACCTGCTGCTGCGGGCGCTGGTGCTGGAGGACGAGGACGTAGAAAAATACAGTTCCTACCTGACCGAGTTGCCGGACGCCCTGCTGGATGACCTGCACTACGACAGCTACACGCAGGACTGCGCCGACCGCCGCGCCCACAGCTGCTCGGTGTTCCAGATGAACAATGCAGGCTTCCATGCCGAGATCACGATGGACAAGCCAAACCTAGTCTTTTTCTCCGTACCCTACGATGACGGCTTTACCGCCTACGTCAACGGCGAAAAGACCGGCATCCTGCGTGTGGACGAGGGACTGATGGCGGTGCTCTGCCCGGCGGGCGCAAGCAGCATCGACTTTGTGTATCAGGCCGCCGGGCTTTCTGCAAGCCGGGTGGTGACCGCCGTGACCATTCCGGTATGGGTGGTGTATGTTGCCTGCTTTGTGCGCCGCAAGCGCCGCAGCACCGGCACCCCGGCAGAAGAATGACTTTGACCGGGCAGGAAAATAAAAATTTCAAATTCCCTCTTGACTTTACGAAGATAAAGTGTATAATGCAATCAAACCGATGAGGCGGAAGAGAACCTGCACAGCGCATCTGCAGTGAGCCCGGACAGTGCAAACGGGCGAAAGCGGGGCAGAGTTTCGTGGGCCGCCGAGGGCCGGGCAAACGGGCACAAACCCTAGTAGCTTTGGACGGAAGTCTCCGTTACAGGACAGGGGAGTGTTGGCTCTCCGTGAGTGGCTCTGCTGTATTGGATGCAGAGCAAGCAAGGTGGCACCGCAGAATCGTATTTACCGATCCTGTCCTTGTGGATAACACACAGGGACAGGGTCGTTTTGTTTTAAGACCCGTCCCGCAAAGGGAGCGGGTCTTTTGATTTGCCGCCCGCTCCGGGAAAGGAGTTACCACTATGAAAAACCTGAACATGATCTCCCGCCGCAGCTTCCTGAAGGCCGCTCTGGCTGCTTCCGCTGTTTCTGCCATGGCACTCACCGGCTGCGGCGGCGCTGCTTCCGGCTCTGCCTCCAGTGCATCGGTCTCCTCCTCCGCAGCTGCTTCCAGCAGCACCGCTGGCGAGACCTTCAAGGTGGGCATCGTCAACTATGTGGACCACGCCTCCCTCAACCAGATTGTAGAATCTGTGGAGAGCCGTCTGGATGCCATCGGCAAGGAGAAGGGCGTCACCTTTGATTACGCTGATTACTACGCCAACGCACAGGCCGACCAGTCCAACCTGAACCAGATCGGCGCAGACCTTGTGGCTGACGGCGTGGACGTGATCGTAGCTGTGGCCACCCCTACCGCCGCTACCATGCTGGCTGCCGTGGAGGACACCGACATCCCGGTGGTCTACTCTGCCGTGACCGACCCCGCCGCCGCAGGCTTTGACGGCGAGGAGAACATTACCGGCACCTCCGATGCGCTGAACACCGATGCCATCATGAACCTGATCGTGGCGGCAAACCCCGGCATCGACACCATCGGTCTGCTGTACGACCTGAGTCAGGATGCCTCCACCCAGGCCATTGCGGACGCCAAGGCCTTCTGCGAGAAGAACGGCATCAAGGTGGTGGAAAAGAACGGCACCACCACCGCCGAGGTGCAGATGGCTGCCGAAGCACTGGTAGCCGCCGGGGTCAAGGCCGTGTTCACCCCCACCGATAACACCATCATGACCGCCGAGCTGTCCATCTATGAGAGCTTCATCGAGGCCGGTGTGCAGCACTACACCGGTGCCGACAGCTTTGCGCTGAACGGCGCACTGGTGGGCTACGGCGTGGACTACGTCCAGCTGGGCGAGGCCACCGCCGATATGGTCAGCCAGCTGCTGTGCGACGGCAAGACCCCCGCAGACCTGCCCTACCAGACCTTTGATAACGGCATCGTTACCATCAACACCGAGACCGCCGAGGCGCTGGGCTTGGATCTGGCAGCCCTGAAGGAAGCCTTCAAGCCCTACTGCACCGAAATTACCGAAGTGACCACCGCCGAGAACTTCTCCTGAACGCCCCGCTCAGCCAGAACCTGACGGTTTTGCCAGCTCTCCCGCAAGGGAGAGCTTTTGGCGGTTCTGGGGAAAGTGGTTCCCCTCTCCCGTGAAAATGCGTTCGTCGCACTCCGCAGAGCAACGCGGCGCGCATTCAAAATAATATAAAAGGAGCATACACCATGCTGGCGAGTATCTTTTCCCTCAACGTCTTGCAGACAGCGCTGGAGCTGGGCTGCATCTACGGACTGGTGGCGTTGGCACTGTTTCTGAGCTACTCCATCCTGAATATTGCCGACCTTTCCACCGACGGCTGCTTTACGCTGGGCTGCGCCGTGGCCTGTCAGGTGGCACTGACCGGCCACCCCATCCTTGCGCTGGCGGCAGCCATGGCTGCGGGGGTGTGCTCCGGCTTTGTCACCGCCTTTTTGCAGACAAGGCTCGGGGTGGAAAGCATCATGGCGGGCATCATCGTCAACACCGGCCTGTACACCATCAATCTGGCGGTGATGGGCTTTTCTTCCACCATGTCGCTGGTCAAGACCCCTACCATCTTCTCGATGGCAAAAACTTCGCTGGGCTTTCTGGGCAGCTGGTACAAGCTGGCGCTGGCGGCAGTCATTATCGCCATCGCCTGCGCGGCGATGCTGGGCTTTCTGGGCACACGGCTGGGTCTTTCCATCCGCGCCACCGGCGATAATGCCGCCATGGTGCGGGCTTCCAGCATCAACCCCGCCTTTACCATCACGGTGGGTCTGTGCGTGTCCGGTGCGCTGTGTGCGCTGTCCGGCGGGCTGCTGGCGCAGTACCAGAAAAGCTGCGATATCAACGTGGGCACCGGCATGGTGACCATTGCACTGGCTTCCCTGATTATCGGCGAGACGCTGGTGGGCAAGCGCACCATGCTGCGCCGCATTCTTGGCGTGGTGTTCGGCAGCTGCCTGTACCGCTTTATCGTGGCAGTGGCGCTGCGGTTCAACGTGCCCGCCGCCGCCATGAAGCTGGTTTCCGCCATCATTGTGGCAGTGGCCATCTCCATGCCCGCCATCCGGGAGCACTTTGCCTTTGAAAAGCGCCGGCACGCCGCCCGCCGCACCGTGACCAACAGGGAGGGACAGTAAAATGGAAATGCTGCAGCTGAACGACCTGCACAAGACCTTTAACCCCGGCACCGTCAACGAAAAGGTGGCGCTGAATGGGGTGAGCCTGCAGATGGAAGCCGGAGATTTTGCCACCATCGTGGGTTCCAACGGCGCGGGCAAATCCACCCTGTTCAACGCCATCACCGGCGGCTTTATCGCCGACGAGGGCAGCATTCTGCTGGGCGGGCAGGACATCACCTTTGCGCCGGAGCACCAGCGCAGCAAGGTCATCGGGCATCTGTTCCAAGACCCGCTCAAGGGCACCGCGCCCAACATGACCATTGAGGAAAATCTGGCGCTGGCTTACCTGCGGGCAGGCACTGCGCCCAATGCCATCTTCTCCCGCATCTCCCGCAAGGATAAGG harbors:
- a CDS encoding YfhO family protein, whose product is MEKFIKPRLLTPREQDRKKFWQAVGLCALTAAVFFLPFYLLDGGFFHYAGDFNSQQISFYRYMNGFVKGAGYPDSAFDGAPHNTFSWATDLGSGVMNAYSFYLYGSPFFWLSVLLPQSWLPYMMVPLLVFKFGVAGGGAYLYLRRYVKNANYAVLGACLYALSGFAVYNVFFNHFVDVVALFPYLLWALDEAIYENRHGLFAFWVAVNLLNNYFFFVGQVIFLCIYFVCKLTAKDFRLTGRKFGHLLWESVLGVAMGCLLLFPAVLSLLQNPRTIDLSSGWGFLTYAKVQQYLAILLSWILPPDSPYLTSVWSEGVIKWTSMTAYLPLCSLAGAMAYWRSRKADSKKRIVAVCAVCALVPVLNSAFYALNSSYYARWYYMPTLILAAMTVNALEDPDIDLDAPARGISWIMLATLVFAVVPVRDDTTETWSFGVLKNPGQFFTVLGFGLLGLMLYRYLCGVWRQDSRFAQRMTAAVLVFACAFTMVHIGIGKFGQWHTDSDLVEQDTNALLLKNALPEGDYRIDTYKIHDNIGMWLDKSCLQYFGSTAAPSILSFYPGLGVKRDVRSEPEITNYALRGLLSVEYLITTPEKRESFEDEADEGWTYLADVDGYALYHNDNYVPMGFTYDYYVTEATYEASIKTLRSNLLLRALVLEDEDVEKYSSYLTELPDALLDDLHYDSYTQDCADRRAHSCSVFQMNNAGFHAEITMDKPNLVFFSVPYDDGFTAYVNGEKTGILRVDEGLMAVLCPAGASSIDFVYQAAGLSASRVVTAVTIPVWVVYVACFVRRKRRSTGTPAEE
- a CDS encoding ABC transporter substrate-binding protein, translating into MKNLNMISRRSFLKAALAASAVSAMALTGCGGAASGSASSASVSSSAAASSSTAGETFKVGIVNYVDHASLNQIVESVESRLDAIGKEKGVTFDYADYYANAQADQSNLNQIGADLVADGVDVIVAVATPTAATMLAAVEDTDIPVVYSAVTDPAAAGFDGEENITGTSDALNTDAIMNLIVAANPGIDTIGLLYDLSQDASTQAIADAKAFCEKNGIKVVEKNGTTTAEVQMAAEALVAAGVKAVFTPTDNTIMTAELSIYESFIEAGVQHYTGADSFALNGALVGYGVDYVQLGEATADMVSQLLCDGKTPADLPYQTFDNGIVTINTETAEALGLDLAALKEAFKPYCTEITEVTTAENFS
- a CDS encoding ABC transporter permease, with translation MLASIFSLNVLQTALELGCIYGLVALALFLSYSILNIADLSTDGCFTLGCAVACQVALTGHPILALAAAMAAGVCSGFVTAFLQTRLGVESIMAGIIVNTGLYTINLAVMGFSSTMSLVKTPTIFSMAKTSLGFLGSWYKLALAAVIIAIACAAMLGFLGTRLGLSIRATGDNAAMVRASSINPAFTITVGLCVSGALCALSGGLLAQYQKSCDINVGTGMVTIALASLIIGETLVGKRTMLRRILGVVFGSCLYRFIVAVALRFNVPAAAMKLVSAIIVAVAISMPAIREHFAFEKRRHAARRTVTNREGQ